In Streptomyces longhuiensis, the following proteins share a genomic window:
- a CDS encoding Lrp/AsnC family transcriptional regulator — MRETVTASELDLALVNALQLRPRASWSELSPLLGVTAGTLARRWDRLTRAGLAWVYAAPGREFSRNRCTAFVLLRCLPQERSRLLARLSALPEAVTIEVTAPGSSDLLLDVLSPDLPSLSRFLTQELDQLPGIVSVSALFATSLYVEGSRWRLRSLDPSQMTALGSVTAAQEPARGLELDPVDRALLGELVRDGRLGLAELAERTDTSPPTVRRRLRRLTDSAVLTFRCDIASALAGHPVPVSLLGRVPARDIGTVHRTLAALPECRLVAAVTGPANIFATLWVHDLGDIQRRETALCARLPTLTVTDRIVGLHTVKRMGHLLDEEGRRVGIEPISPW, encoded by the coding sequence ATGCGAGAAACGGTCACGGCCAGCGAGCTGGACCTGGCTCTGGTGAACGCCCTCCAGCTGCGGCCCAGGGCGTCCTGGTCGGAGCTCTCGCCACTGCTCGGCGTGACGGCGGGCACGCTGGCGCGGCGCTGGGACCGGCTGACGCGGGCGGGGCTCGCCTGGGTGTACGCGGCACCGGGCCGCGAGTTCAGCCGCAACCGCTGCACGGCGTTCGTGCTGCTGCGCTGCCTGCCTCAGGAGCGGTCGAGGCTGCTCGCCCGGCTGAGCGCGCTCCCGGAGGCGGTGACGATCGAGGTGACCGCCCCCGGCAGCTCCGACCTGCTCCTCGACGTGCTCTCCCCCGACCTGCCCTCGCTCAGCCGCTTCCTCACGCAGGAGCTGGACCAGCTGCCGGGGATCGTGTCGGTCAGCGCCCTGTTCGCCACGTCGCTCTACGTCGAGGGCAGTCGCTGGCGGCTGCGCTCCCTCGACCCCTCGCAGATGACGGCGCTCGGCAGCGTCACGGCGGCGCAGGAGCCGGCGCGCGGGCTCGAACTCGACCCCGTGGACCGGGCCCTGCTCGGAGAACTCGTCCGCGACGGGCGGCTCGGCCTCGCCGAACTCGCCGAGCGCACCGACACCAGCCCGCCCACCGTCCGCCGCAGGCTGCGCCGCCTCACGGACTCGGCGGTCCTGACGTTCCGCTGCGACATCGCGTCCGCGCTCGCCGGGCACCCGGTCCCGGTGTCACTGCTCGGCCGGGTCCCCGCGCGGGACATCGGCACCGTCCACCGCACGCTCGCCGCGCTCCCGGAGTGCCGGCTCGTCGCGGCCGTCACGGGGCCCGCGAACATCTTCGCCACGCTGTGGGTGCACGACCTGGGTGACATCCAGCGCCGCGAGACCGCGTTGTGCGCCCGCCTGCCCACGCTCACGGTGACGGACCGCATCGTCGGCCTGCACACCGTCAAGCGCATGGGGCATCTGCTCGACGAGGAGGGGCGCCGGGTCGGGATCGAGCCGATCTCGCCCTGGTAG
- a CDS encoding DUF6597 domain-containing transcriptional factor — protein MYRERAAPSVAGAVLWTRTVTPDVDGPSTEPDVLPDGCMDLLWTEGRLFVAGPDTRAYRPGISGATRFAGIRFFPGTAPAVLGVPAQELRDRRVDLADLWPSDQVRRLTERVDAAPDPAAALEAVALERGAAPPDAVLAHIVASLDAGRTVAETADSAGLGARSLHRRSLAAFGYGPKTLARVLRLQRALALARAGVPLAETAARAGYADQAHLARDVRGLAGVPLTRLV, from the coding sequence GTGTACCGGGAGCGGGCGGCGCCGAGCGTGGCGGGCGCGGTCCTGTGGACCCGTACCGTCACCCCGGACGTCGACGGCCCAAGCACCGAACCGGACGTTCTGCCCGACGGCTGCATGGACCTGCTGTGGACCGAGGGGCGCCTCTTCGTCGCCGGACCCGACACGCGCGCGTACCGGCCCGGCATCAGCGGTGCCACCCGGTTCGCCGGCATCCGCTTCTTCCCCGGCACCGCGCCCGCCGTCCTCGGCGTCCCGGCCCAGGAACTGCGCGACCGGCGCGTCGACCTCGCCGACCTGTGGCCGTCGGACCAGGTGCGGCGCCTGACCGAACGCGTCGACGCGGCACCCGACCCGGCGGCCGCCCTCGAAGCCGTGGCCCTCGAACGGGGAGCCGCGCCGCCCGACGCCGTCCTGGCGCACATCGTGGCGTCGCTGGACGCGGGCCGCACCGTCGCCGAGACCGCCGACAGCGCGGGGCTCGGCGCCCGCAGCCTGCACCGGCGCTCCCTCGCCGCGTTCGGCTACGGACCCAAGACCCTGGCCCGCGTCCTGCGTCTGCAACGCGCCCTCGCGCTGGCCCGCGCAGGAGTGCCGCTCGCCGAGACGGCCGCGCGGGCGGGGTACGCCGACCAGGCCCATCTGGCACGCGACGTCAGGGGGTTGGCGGGCGTTCCGCTGACCCGCCTCGTCTGA
- a CDS encoding VOC family protein → MTARLDAVGVVVSDMAAAVTFYRRLGLAFPEGAEEQPHAEAVLPGGLRVLLDTEETVKSFHPSWRAPARGASRHGLAFDCGDAAGVDAVYEGLLAAGYDGELKPWDAFWGQRYAVVLDPDGNGVDLFAPLATTSS, encoded by the coding sequence ATCACCGCACGTCTCGACGCCGTGGGCGTCGTCGTCTCCGACATGGCCGCAGCCGTCACGTTCTACCGCCGCCTCGGCCTCGCGTTCCCCGAAGGGGCCGAGGAACAGCCGCACGCGGAGGCCGTCCTGCCCGGTGGCCTGCGCGTCCTGCTCGACACCGAGGAGACCGTGAAGTCGTTCCACCCGTCCTGGCGGGCGCCGGCACGTGGAGCCTCCCGGCACGGGCTGGCCTTCGACTGCGGCGACGCGGCCGGGGTGGACGCCGTCTACGAGGGGCTGCTGGCCGCCGGGTACGACGGAGAGCTCAAGCCGTGGGACGCGTTCTGGGGCCAGCGGTACGCCGTGGTCCTCGACCCGGACGGGAACGGGGTCGACCTGTTCGCACCGCTGGCCACCACCTCCTCGTAG
- a CDS encoding MFS transporter — MSTHTTGTGRDPRAVGSGPAMVATMAVVVLFSGIVQGYLTPLLPEVGRSLHIGTVGQNNIYLLFQLACAVLTPLLSRLGDLHGHRRLLRVALAMVAGGSLLIAAWPSAVTLAVGVTLQGALVGFFPLLVGILRSRAPEQNRTGISLLVGVLLIAIGVGGLVAGALSEGHAEAGLWTAVPVALLAVVAGLVLPDSDIPRGGRFHYGAATLLTAGLVALVLVLAQGSSWGWGSARTIGLAAVAVAVLAAWVAVERRSENPLVSVRMLANPRLAVVSGYTFCASFGTIGFLGANALFLGSSRSENGYGMDMGPQAIATISLAMVVAGFAGSTLTPRLARSIGDRAVLATGGVLVALGFLGMALFHDSLAQYVTSALVVGLATGLFESITRTLSAEVVEEHETALAVGLNELALSLGAAIGAAVIGGFFTAHAVRGTTRIAESGYLWGWGACACAAVVGTALALRYRAPRADAATPVPHLAPTGDLA, encoded by the coding sequence GTGTCCACGCACACAACGGGAACGGGGCGCGACCCCAGAGCGGTGGGCTCCGGCCCGGCCATGGTCGCGACGATGGCCGTCGTCGTCCTGTTCAGCGGCATCGTCCAGGGCTATCTGACCCCGCTCCTCCCCGAGGTCGGCCGGAGCCTGCACATCGGCACCGTCGGGCAGAACAACATCTACCTGCTCTTCCAGCTCGCCTGCGCCGTACTGACGCCGCTGCTGTCCCGGCTCGGTGACCTGCACGGACACCGCAGGCTGCTGCGGGTGGCGCTCGCGATGGTGGCGGGCGGCTCCCTCCTGATCGCCGCGTGGCCGTCCGCCGTGACCCTCGCCGTCGGCGTCACCCTCCAGGGCGCCCTCGTCGGCTTCTTCCCGCTCCTCGTGGGCATCCTCCGCTCCCGCGCCCCCGAGCAGAACCGCACCGGCATCTCGCTGCTCGTGGGCGTCCTGCTCATCGCGATCGGCGTCGGCGGGCTCGTGGCCGGCGCGCTCAGCGAGGGCCACGCGGAGGCGGGCCTGTGGACCGCGGTCCCCGTCGCCCTGCTCGCCGTCGTCGCCGGTCTCGTCCTGCCGGACAGCGACATCCCGCGTGGCGGCCGCTTCCACTACGGCGCGGCGACGCTGCTCACCGCGGGCCTCGTCGCGCTCGTCCTCGTCCTCGCTCAGGGCAGCTCGTGGGGCTGGGGATCGGCGCGCACGATCGGGCTCGCCGCCGTGGCCGTCGCCGTCCTGGCGGCCTGGGTGGCTGTCGAGCGCCGGTCCGAGAACCCGCTGGTCAGCGTCCGCATGCTGGCCAACCCGCGGCTCGCGGTGGTCAGCGGCTACACGTTCTGCGCCTCGTTCGGCACGATCGGCTTCCTCGGCGCCAACGCCCTCTTCCTCGGCTCCTCACGCTCCGAGAACGGCTACGGCATGGACATGGGCCCGCAGGCCATCGCCACGATCTCGCTCGCCATGGTCGTCGCCGGATTCGCCGGATCCACGCTGACGCCGCGTCTCGCCCGGAGCATCGGCGACCGCGCCGTGCTCGCCACGGGCGGTGTCCTCGTCGCGCTCGGCTTCCTGGGCATGGCCCTCTTCCACGACAGCCTCGCCCAGTACGTGACCTCCGCCCTTGTCGTGGGCCTGGCCACCGGGCTCTTCGAGTCGATCACGCGGACCCTGTCGGCGGAGGTCGTCGAGGAGCACGAGACCGCGCTCGCCGTCGGCCTCAACGAACTCGCCCTCTCCCTGGGCGCGGCCATCGGCGCCGCCGTGATCGGCGGCTTCTTCACCGCCCACGCCGTGCGCGGCACCACGCGCATCGCGGAGTCCGGCTACCTGTGGGGCTGGGGCGCGTGCGCGTGCGCCGCCGTCGTCGGCACGGCCCTCGCCCTGCGCTACCGCGCCCCCCGCGCCGACGCCGCCACCCCCGTACCGCACCTCGCCCCGACCGGAGACCTCGCATGA
- a CDS encoding SIS domain-containing protein, whose amino-acid sequence MSHIENELYSQPECWDRAAELALSQGALLPEPGERVAVVGCGTSLFMAQAAAALREDAGHGETHAHAASEFPAGRHYDRVVALTRSGATTEVLRLLAGLRGHVRTTVITTDAATPVAAAADDVLALGFADEKSVVQTRFPTSALTLLRTHFGLHSQDVVDDAHDALAEPLPPWLVGCTQFTFLGRGWTVGLAGEAAHKMRESQLPWTSAHPALEYRHGPISVSTRGTVTWMLGEAPAGLADEVHATGGMWVAGGLDPLAELVRTQRLAVAFAVAGGRNPDRPRHLTRSVILARV is encoded by the coding sequence ATGAGCCATATCGAGAACGAGCTGTACAGCCAGCCCGAGTGCTGGGACCGGGCGGCCGAACTGGCCCTGAGTCAGGGAGCGTTGCTCCCCGAGCCGGGCGAGCGGGTCGCCGTCGTGGGCTGCGGCACCTCGCTCTTCATGGCGCAGGCCGCCGCCGCGCTGCGCGAGGACGCCGGCCACGGCGAGACCCACGCCCACGCGGCCTCGGAGTTCCCGGCCGGACGCCACTACGACCGGGTCGTCGCCCTGACCCGCTCGGGCGCCACCACCGAGGTGCTCCGCCTCCTCGCCGGGCTGCGCGGACACGTCAGGACCACCGTGATCACCACGGACGCCGCGACCCCGGTGGCCGCGGCCGCCGACGACGTGCTCGCACTCGGCTTCGCCGACGAGAAGTCCGTCGTGCAGACCCGCTTCCCGACCTCGGCCCTCACCCTGCTGCGCACCCACTTCGGGCTGCACTCGCAGGATGTCGTGGACGACGCGCACGACGCGCTCGCCGAGCCGCTGCCCCCGTGGCTCGTCGGCTGCACACAGTTCACGTTCCTGGGCCGGGGCTGGACCGTGGGGCTCGCCGGCGAGGCGGCCCACAAGATGCGCGAGAGCCAACTCCCCTGGACCAGCGCCCATCCGGCCCTGGAGTACCGGCACGGCCCGATCAGTGTCTCGACGCGCGGCACGGTCACGTGGATGCTCGGCGAGGCGCCCGCCGGTCTCGCCGACGAGGTGCACGCCACCGGCGGCATGTGGGTGGCCGGCGGCCTCGACCCGCTGGCCGAACTGGTACGGACACAGCGCCTCGCGGTGGCGTTCGCGGTGGCCGGCGGCCGCAACCCGGACCGGCCCCGCCACCTCACGCGCTCGGTGATCCTCGCCCGGGTCTGA
- a CDS encoding acyl-CoA dehydrogenase family protein, with translation MAATTHAVTNQAPPLVGYDVFAADRVLTEGVERHLEPSLTAEVREELGGLGRAAGSAQAQEWGVLANENPPTLHTHDRYGHRVDEVAFHPAWHRLMAKGVSAGLTSAWSRPGGHLRRAAAFLVWSQVEAGHTCPLSMTHAAVPALRADPALAAEWEPRLTSTVYDAGLRPAAAKAGVVFGMGMTEKQGGSDVRANTTRATPLAEDGTYELTGHKWFCSAPMSDGFLVLAQAPEGLTCFLLPRVLEDGTRNPFAIQRLKDKLGNRSNASAEVEFDGTWARRVGDEGRGVRTIIEMVAATRLDCVLGSAAIMRQAVAQAIHHCTYREAFGGRLVDKPLMRNVLADLALESEAATTLALRLAAAQDAVQDTGSEQERAFLRIAVPAAKYWVTKRCTPVAAEALECLGGNGYVEESGMPRLLRESPLNSIWEGSGNVQALDVLRALQREPQALDAFLQEVGRARGADHRLDGAIKDLLTELADLEGIEARARRVVERIALVLQGSLLVRHAPPEVADAFCASRLGGDWGAAFGTLPHSLDLRSVVERARPVS, from the coding sequence ATGGCAGCCACCACCCACGCAGTGACCAACCAGGCTCCGCCCCTGGTGGGATATGACGTTTTTGCCGCGGACAGGGTCCTCACCGAGGGGGTCGAACGGCATCTGGAGCCCTCGCTCACGGCCGAGGTCCGCGAGGAACTCGGCGGCCTCGGCCGCGCCGCCGGTTCCGCCCAGGCGCAGGAGTGGGGCGTGCTCGCGAACGAGAATCCGCCGACGCTGCACACCCACGACCGCTACGGCCACCGCGTCGACGAGGTCGCCTTCCATCCGGCCTGGCACCGGCTCATGGCCAAGGGCGTCTCGGCCGGACTCACGTCGGCCTGGTCGCGGCCCGGCGGCCATCTGCGGCGCGCGGCCGCGTTCCTGGTGTGGAGCCAGGTCGAGGCGGGCCACACCTGCCCCCTGTCGATGACGCACGCGGCGGTGCCCGCGCTGCGGGCCGACCCCGCGCTGGCCGCCGAGTGGGAGCCCCGGCTGACGTCGACGGTGTACGACGCGGGGCTGCGGCCCGCCGCCGCGAAGGCGGGCGTCGTGTTCGGGATGGGCATGACGGAGAAGCAGGGCGGCTCCGACGTCCGCGCGAACACGACGCGGGCGACGCCGCTCGCCGAGGACGGCACGTACGAACTGACCGGGCACAAGTGGTTCTGTTCGGCGCCCATGTCGGACGGGTTCCTCGTCCTGGCGCAGGCGCCCGAGGGACTCACGTGTTTCCTGCTGCCGCGCGTCCTGGAGGACGGCACGCGCAACCCGTTCGCGATCCAGCGGCTCAAGGACAAGCTGGGCAACCGCTCGAACGCGTCGGCCGAGGTCGAGTTCGACGGGACGTGGGCGCGCCGGGTCGGCGACGAGGGGCGCGGGGTGCGCACCATCATCGAGATGGTCGCCGCCACGCGCCTGGACTGTGTGCTCGGTTCGGCCGCCATCATGCGCCAGGCCGTCGCGCAGGCGATCCACCACTGCACCTACCGCGAGGCGTTCGGCGGCCGGCTCGTCGACAAGCCGCTGATGCGCAACGTGCTGGCCGACCTGGCGCTGGAGTCGGAGGCCGCGACGACGCTGGCGCTGCGGCTCGCGGCGGCCCAGGACGCCGTGCAGGACACCGGGTCGGAGCAGGAGCGGGCGTTCCTGCGGATCGCGGTGCCGGCCGCCAAGTACTGGGTGACGAAGCGGTGTACGCCCGTGGCGGCGGAGGCCCTGGAGTGCCTGGGCGGGAACGGTTACGTGGAGGAGTCCGGCATGCCGCGGCTGCTGCGCGAGTCGCCGCTCAACTCGATCTGGGAAGGGTCCGGCAATGTGCAGGCGCTCGACGTGCTGCGGGCGTTGCAGCGCGAGCCGCAGGCGCTCGACGCGTTCCTCCAGGAGGTCGGCAGGGCACGCGGCGCCGATCACCGCCTCGACGGGGCGATCAAGGACCTGCTGACCGAACTCGCCGACCTGGAAGGCATCGAGGCACGGGCGCGCCGGGTCGTGGAACGGATCGCTCTCGTGCTCCAGGGTTCGCTGCTGGTGCGTCACGCGCCGCCGGAGGTCGCGGACGCGTTCTGCGCCTCGCGGCTCGGCGGGGACTGGGGTGCGGCGTTCGGCACGCTGCCGCACAGCCTGGACCTGCGGTCGGTCGTCGAGCGGGCGCGCCCTGTGAGCTGA
- a CDS encoding GAF domain-containing protein: MDCSLAARLLKGVRAATLSGQRPQILPRPVIGESWNRMLRSGVDPDRDVRSGLLSVEEVEERRQSSGLLEVLPVLREALVTVADAAQHIMVVSDAEGRVLWREGNAAVLHKADRLGFELGADWAEETVGTNGVGTPLVTRRPVQVFSAEHFVGSLHTWTCTGAPITDPRDGQVIGVVDVSGPLETMHPATLSLVGTVAQLAEARLRERHATALDRLRAVAAPVLARIGGRAVAVDVQGWTAAVTGMQPVDRIVLPKSLSELSELSDGRAWVPTLGMCAVAPLPGGWLLRPDGPEGAAEPLGGTRVVLDVSRPRRWSVTVTDGTRSWTHELSPRHAELLYLLALHRGGRSASGLAEDMFGDPTRTVTVRAEMSRVRRYLGSLLGHRPYRFHEEAELEVVLPQSPADLLPHSVAPGVLGSRSAPPR, encoded by the coding sequence ATGGACTGCTCCCTGGCCGCGCGGCTCCTGAAGGGTGTCCGCGCCGCGACCCTGTCGGGGCAGCGGCCGCAGATCCTGCCGCGCCCGGTGATCGGCGAGTCCTGGAACCGCATGCTCCGCAGTGGGGTCGACCCGGACCGTGACGTGCGCTCGGGTCTGCTGAGCGTGGAGGAGGTGGAGGAGCGCCGCCAGTCCTCCGGGCTCCTGGAGGTCCTGCCGGTGCTGCGCGAGGCGCTGGTCACCGTCGCGGACGCGGCGCAGCACATCATGGTCGTGTCCGACGCCGAGGGGCGCGTCCTGTGGCGCGAGGGCAACGCGGCGGTGCTGCACAAGGCCGACCGGCTCGGCTTCGAACTGGGCGCGGACTGGGCCGAGGAGACCGTCGGGACGAACGGGGTGGGCACACCGCTCGTGACGCGGCGCCCGGTGCAGGTCTTCTCCGCCGAGCACTTCGTGGGGTCGCTGCACACCTGGACGTGCACGGGGGCACCGATCACGGACCCGCGCGACGGGCAGGTGATCGGCGTCGTCGATGTGAGCGGCCCCCTGGAGACGATGCACCCGGCGACGCTCTCGCTCGTCGGGACGGTCGCGCAGCTCGCGGAGGCGCGGCTGCGGGAGCGGCACGCGACGGCGCTCGACCGGTTGCGGGCCGTCGCGGCGCCGGTCCTCGCGCGGATCGGCGGCCGGGCGGTCGCGGTGGACGTCCAGGGCTGGACGGCGGCGGTGACCGGCATGCAGCCGGTGGACCGCATCGTGCTGCCCAAGTCGCTGTCCGAGCTTTCGGAGCTCTCGGACGGGCGGGCGTGGGTACCGACGCTGGGCATGTGCGCGGTGGCGCCGCTGCCGGGCGGCTGGCTGCTGCGGCCCGACGGCCCGGAGGGGGCGGCCGAACCGCTCGGCGGCACCCGCGTCGTCCTGGACGTGAGCAGGCCCCGGCGCTGGTCGGTGACGGTGACGGACGGCACGCGGTCCTGGACGCACGAGCTGAGCCCGCGCCACGCCGAACTCCTCTATCTGCTGGCCCTGCACCGCGGCGGGCGCAGCGCGTCGGGTCTCGCGGAGGACATGTTCGGCGACCCGACGCGCACGGTGACCGTGCGCGCCGAGATGTCGCGCGTGCGCCGCTATCTCGGCAGCCTGCTCGGGCACCGCCCGTACCGCTTCCACGAGGAGGCGGAGCTGGAGGTGGTGCTCCCGCAGAGCCCGGCGGACCTGCTGCCGCACTCGGTGGCGCCCGGCGTGCTGGGATCACGGTCGGCGCCGCCGCGCTGA
- a CDS encoding amidohydrolase produces MTDTPTAHKTVTGAVRNWREPVVALSHALHDDPETALQEHRAAARIADLMESAGFTVTRGAGDLPTAVLATYGIGDLVIAFCAEYDALPGIGHACGHNVNGAASVGAALGLAAVADELGVTVKLIGTPAEEDIGGKVLLMDAGIFDDVAAAMMVHAASDDTVGASSLAIGAWDLAYRGRPSHAALAPWEGVNALDAMTVAQTAVGLLRQQLPPGVVVHGIVTDGGQAVNVIPARTAARYEVRARTVEQLAEAWQRVRACFEAGALATGAELEVSAHGRDFADLRQDEEMTRSYARAAADLGRTVTSLHGETMASTDMGNVSQRIPSIHPTVGYDTGGAKQHTPEFTAHGKTPGADLAVLDGATALALVGVDLATSEAQRARLLDGVRKRRANAS; encoded by the coding sequence ATGACCGACACCCCGACCGCGCACAAGACCGTGACCGGCGCCGTACGGAACTGGCGCGAGCCGGTCGTCGCCCTCAGCCACGCCCTGCACGACGACCCCGAGACCGCCCTGCAGGAACACCGCGCCGCGGCCCGGATCGCCGACCTCATGGAGAGCGCCGGATTCACCGTCACCCGCGGCGCCGGCGACCTCCCCACGGCGGTGCTCGCCACCTACGGCATCGGCGACCTCGTCATCGCGTTCTGCGCCGAGTACGACGCCCTGCCCGGCATCGGCCACGCCTGCGGGCACAACGTCAACGGCGCCGCGTCCGTCGGCGCCGCCCTCGGCCTCGCCGCCGTCGCCGACGAACTCGGCGTCACGGTGAAGCTGATCGGCACGCCCGCCGAGGAGGACATCGGCGGCAAGGTGCTTCTCATGGACGCCGGGATCTTCGACGACGTCGCCGCCGCGATGATGGTGCACGCCGCCTCCGACGACACCGTCGGCGCCTCCTCACTGGCCATCGGCGCCTGGGACCTCGCCTACCGCGGCAGGCCCTCGCACGCCGCGCTCGCCCCCTGGGAGGGCGTCAACGCGCTCGACGCCATGACCGTCGCCCAGACCGCCGTCGGCCTCCTGCGCCAGCAGCTGCCGCCCGGCGTCGTCGTGCACGGCATCGTCACCGACGGCGGCCAGGCCGTGAACGTCATCCCGGCCCGCACCGCCGCCCGCTACGAGGTCAGGGCACGCACCGTGGAGCAGCTCGCCGAGGCCTGGCAGCGGGTCAGGGCGTGCTTCGAGGCGGGCGCGCTCGCCACCGGCGCCGAGCTCGAAGTGAGCGCGCACGGAAGGGACTTCGCCGACCTGCGCCAGGACGAGGAGATGACCCGGTCCTACGCGAGGGCCGCCGCTGATCTGGGCCGTACGGTCACCTCGCTGCACGGCGAGACGATGGCGTCGACCGACATGGGCAACGTCTCGCAGCGCATCCCCTCGATCCACCCGACGGTCGGCTACGACACGGGCGGTGCCAAGCAGCACACCCCCGAGTTCACCGCCCACGGCAAGACCCCGGGCGCCGACCTCGCGGTGCTCGACGGGGCCACGGCCCTCGCCCTCGTCGGCGTCGACCTCGCGACGTCCGAGGCACAGCGCGCCCGGCTGCTCGACGGGGTGCGCAAGCGCCGGGCGAACGCCTCCTAG
- a CDS encoding oxidoreductase translates to MAKVWLVTGANSGFGRAITEAAVAAGDVVVATARNASALDDLVAAHPDQVEALTLDVTDTAGIGTAVTDVVTRHGRIDVLVNNAGRSHVGAAEETTDAELRGLFDVHFFGPAALVRAVLPHMRARRSGAIVQMSSMGGQMSFAGFSAYSGTKFALEGFSEALAAEVGPLGIKVLVVEPGAFRTSLFGNTSVSEELDDYAATVGPTRRMVGGGDGEQPGDPAKAAAAIVTALDAGVTPLRLPLGDDAVEAVVGHLDGVRAEIGAWEKVARATAFSD, encoded by the coding sequence ATGGCGAAGGTATGGCTGGTCACCGGGGCGAACAGCGGCTTCGGGCGGGCGATCACCGAGGCGGCGGTCGCCGCCGGTGATGTCGTCGTGGCCACCGCGCGCAACGCGTCGGCTCTGGACGACCTGGTCGCGGCCCACCCCGACCAGGTCGAGGCGCTCACTCTGGACGTGACGGACACGGCCGGCATCGGCACGGCGGTGACGGACGTCGTCACCCGGCACGGCCGGATCGACGTCCTGGTCAACAACGCGGGCCGCAGCCACGTCGGCGCCGCCGAGGAGACCACGGACGCGGAGCTGCGCGGCCTGTTCGACGTGCACTTCTTCGGGCCTGCGGCGCTGGTCCGCGCGGTCCTGCCACACATGCGGGCGCGCCGCTCGGGGGCCATCGTGCAGATGAGCAGCATGGGCGGGCAGATGTCGTTCGCCGGGTTCTCCGCGTACAGCGGGACGAAGTTCGCGCTCGAGGGCTTCTCGGAGGCGCTCGCGGCCGAGGTGGGGCCGCTCGGCATCAAGGTCCTCGTCGTGGAGCCGGGCGCGTTCCGCACGAGCCTGTTCGGCAACACCAGCGTCTCCGAGGAGCTCGACGACTACGCGGCCACCGTCGGACCGACCCGGCGCATGGTCGGCGGCGGCGACGGCGAGCAGCCCGGCGACCCGGCGAAGGCCGCCGCCGCGATCGTGACCGCGCTCGATGCGGGCGTGACGCCGCTGCGGCTGCCGCTCGGCGACGACGCGGTGGAAGCGGTCGTGGGCCACCTCGACGGCGTGCGCGCCGAGATCGGTGCCTGGGAGAAGGTGGCGCGGGCCACCGCGTTCAGCGACTGA
- a CDS encoding YihY/virulence factor BrkB family protein, with the protein MHQAKETPDRPRRGRLHRARALYRNVSKRRTAWLLLKDTVNSCMEYRILGLAAEAAFFTLLSVPPLLLSLIGLLAYVDTWTGAHTIAGVRDNILEASRTVLTDEGVKEIARPILDDAMKGRPDVISIGFLFSLWSGSRAVSTFVDTVTVMYGLDGVRGIVKTRLLAFLLFLVALIVGSVALPLMIAGPDAVIALVPWSETVVQVLYWPVVLLLSVVFLTTLYHVSVPVRSPWIEDVPGALVALAMWVPGSFLLRLYITSTIEGPTIYGSLAAPVAVLLWIGVSAFAVLVGAAVNAAIDRVWPSVATSVARAANERWRTKQAAEYVARSAAREAHGGIDDADDPDMPSEFPERWSKFLPPDDVSSRLRAHVRKNGDHAQGPNPRDHDDHDHN; encoded by the coding sequence GTGCACCAGGCAAAAGAAACACCCGATCGGCCACGCAGAGGCCGACTCCACCGGGCCCGCGCCCTTTATCGCAACGTCTCGAAGCGCAGGACCGCCTGGCTGCTGCTCAAGGACACCGTCAACTCGTGCATGGAGTACCGCATCCTGGGGCTCGCGGCCGAGGCGGCGTTCTTCACGCTCCTGTCCGTGCCCCCGCTGCTCCTCTCCCTGATCGGGCTGCTCGCCTACGTCGACACGTGGACCGGCGCCCACACGATCGCGGGCGTGCGCGACAACATCCTGGAGGCGTCGCGCACCGTCCTGACCGACGAGGGCGTGAAGGAGATCGCCCGGCCCATCCTCGACGACGCGATGAAGGGCCGTCCGGACGTCATCTCCATCGGCTTCCTGTTCTCGCTGTGGTCGGGCTCGCGCGCGGTGTCCACGTTCGTCGACACGGTGACGGTCATGTACGGGCTCGACGGTGTGCGCGGCATCGTCAAGACCCGGCTGCTCGCCTTCCTGCTGTTCCTCGTCGCGCTGATCGTCGGCTCGGTCGCGCTGCCGCTGATGATCGCGGGCCCGGACGCGGTGATCGCCCTGGTCCCGTGGTCGGAGACCGTGGTCCAGGTCCTGTACTGGCCCGTCGTCCTCCTGCTGTCCGTGGTCTTCCTGACGACGCTCTACCACGTGTCCGTGCCGGTGCGCTCGCCGTGGATCGAGGACGTCCCCGGTGCGCTCGTGGCCCTCGCGATGTGGGTGCCGGGCAGCTTCCTGCTCCGCCTCTACATCACCAGCACCATCGAGGGCCCCACCATCTACGGGTCCCTGGCCGCGCCCGTCGCGGTGCTCCTGTGGATCGGCGTATCGGCGTTCGCGGTGCTCGTCGGCGCCGCGGTGAACGCGGCGATCGACCGGGTCTGGCCGTCCGTCGCGACTTCGGTCGCCCGCGCCGCCAACGAGCGGTGGCGGACCAAGCAGGCCGCGGAGTACGTCGCCCGCTCCGCCGCCCGCGAGGCGCACGGCGGCATCGACGACGCGGACGACCCCGACATGCCGTCCGAGTTCCCCGAGCGCTGGTCGAAGTTCCTGCCCCCGGACGACGTGTCGTCCCGCCTGCGCGCGCACGTGCGCAAGAACGGCGACCATGCGCAGGGCCCCAACCCGCGTGACCACGACGACCACGACCACAACTGA